In Vigna radiata var. radiata cultivar VC1973A unplaced genomic scaffold, Vradiata_ver6 scaffold_269, whole genome shotgun sequence, a single genomic region encodes these proteins:
- the LOC106755050 gene encoding uncharacterized protein LOC106755050, producing MTRGNRPYQNHHDSPSNRYQQKWQPFVPPQQRHQPQPKMSLQEFMKIMLEQNSEIKKSIVDLTQRVEKLEAKESNKLPAQTMINPQNVSVITLRTGKQVQGPKEAQEDEDKKKEEEQVDDNGGPNEPSPETATEKSRLVPPNSSSKNSSFYSPPPPYPNQLKPRNKKMEELNQEILNTFKKVEINIPLLDAIKQIPKYAKFLKEICTNRRRFRDNEVVNXGRNVSSLIKKHIEIPQKCKDPGMFSIPCVIGNSKFDNAMLDLGASINVMPLSVFTSLYLGPLKTTGVVIQLVNCSTVNPTGVLEDVLVQVNKLIFPANFYILDMKDEEGISPTTIILGRPFMMTARTKIDVHAGSLTMKIGDEKVRFNMLESGKHPIVLTYQVMLNQ from the coding sequence atgactagaggaaatagACCATACCAGAATCATCATGATTCACCCTCCAATAGGTATCAGCAGAAGTGGCAACCTTTTGTTCCACCTCAACAAAGGCATCAACCTCAACCCAAAATGTCACTCCAAGAATTCATGAAAATAATGCTTGAGCAAAATTcagaaatcaagaaatcaattgtagATTTGACTCAGAGGGTGGAAAAGTTAGAGGCTAAGGAGTCAAATAAACTGCCTGCACAAACAATGATCAACCCGCAAAATGTAAGTGTTATTACTTTAAGAACGGGTAAGCAAGTACAAGGCCCTAAAGAAGCCCAAGAGGATgaagataagaagaaagaagaagaacaagttgATGACAATGGAGGACCAAATGAACCATCACCTGAGACGGCCACTGAAAAATCTAGGTTAGTACCTCCTAactcttcttctaaaaattcttcattttattcTCCACCTCCTCCATATCCCAATCAGTTGAAgccaagaaacaaaaaaatggagGAATTAAACCAAGAGATCTTGAATACTTTCAAAAAGGTGGAGATCAACATTCCCTTGCTAGATGCTATTAAGCAAATCCCTAAATACgccaagtttttgaaagaaatttgcacaaatagaAGGCGTTTTAGGGATAATGAGGTTGTGAATTTNGGAAGAAATGTGTCAAGCTTGATTAAGAAGCATATTGAAATACCGCAAAAATGCAAGGATCCAGGTATGTTTTCTATTCCTTGTGTTATtggaaattcaaagtttgacaaTGCCATGCTAGATTTAGGGGCATCCATTAATGTAATGCCTTTATCAGTGTTTACTTCTCTATATCTGGGACCTCTTAAGACTACTggtgtggtcattcaactgGTCAACTGTAGCACAGTTAACCCTACAGGTGTGCTTGAGGACGTGCTTGTCCAAGTAAacaagttaatttttcctgCAAATTTCTATATCTTGGacatgaaggatgaagaaggaattAGTCCAACAACTATTATCTTGGGAAGACCCTTCATGATGACAGCACGAACGAAGATAGATGTGCATGCAGGATCATTGACAATGAAGATAGGAGACGAGAAAGTGCGCTTCAACATGTTGGAATCTGGGAAGCATCCGATTGTATTGACTTATCAAGTGATGCTAAATCAATGA